The Nocardioides panzhihuensis genome has a segment encoding these proteins:
- a CDS encoding MSCRAMM family protein: MFKRACLALALLAGASLMVLSPAPAHAMTDSWAEWAPVSGTSNDFSTTMTQRSAGFPQAQMTSDSRANVALPSGASTFLDASTPPGAKYGSSRGSAYINLRPKADTPSGASITTYAFENPTPDTGWAFVLGDIDSDQVQILATDENGDPVPAAEISSWFQESFNYAGGTDQPIWNAATSTLTGNPTATDTNGASGWYEPDIRITSLSFVFTRRAGFPIYQTWFVSRARPIGGAVTDVSTSGSCPVEESVLTLVSPYGETLATTSPAADGTYSFGELATQDGYTVRLARPEGCATVGQSEAAVSNRGNDDDPASRADFEVRQVIPQAISGTVRDSAGASVPGATVTLTRPDGTTATTTTSVDGSYLFDDNATDTGYSVTLTVPDGYTAGPDGTTRSDITIADSPVTDQDFVVNQLASVSGTVTGGGNGLGGVQVRLVPAGGGAPITTVTDGDGNYLLDGVPPGDYTAEIDAPEGYSGATTRPVTVAASDVTGVDFDLTRPGTIAGQVTDASSGDPVAGVNLTVDGPDGPVAVTTGDAGAYLLEDLPPGDYTITVTAPDGMRVVGETTRTVTITSAGEIRGGQDFRVDEVASPSPTPTPTPTPTPTPTPDPTPDPTPDPTPDPTPDPTDVPTPGGDENPSAAPNPGPPTEISSQSSLPETGGPSWVFAALGISLMLAGTVLTVTARQRARRHG; the protein is encoded by the coding sequence ATGTTCAAACGGGCTTGCTTGGCGCTGGCGCTCCTGGCCGGGGCGTCCCTCATGGTGCTCTCACCGGCACCGGCTCATGCGATGACCGACTCATGGGCCGAGTGGGCGCCGGTCTCCGGGACGTCCAACGACTTCTCCACGACGATGACCCAGCGCTCGGCCGGCTTCCCGCAGGCCCAGATGACCAGCGACTCCCGCGCCAACGTCGCCCTCCCCAGCGGCGCGAGCACCTTCCTCGACGCCAGCACGCCGCCGGGGGCGAAGTACGGCTCGAGCCGCGGCTCGGCCTACATCAACCTGCGACCGAAGGCGGACACCCCGAGCGGCGCATCGATCACGACGTACGCCTTCGAGAACCCCACGCCCGACACCGGCTGGGCGTTCGTGCTCGGTGACATCGACTCCGACCAGGTCCAGATCCTGGCGACCGACGAGAACGGCGACCCCGTCCCGGCCGCGGAGATCTCCTCGTGGTTCCAGGAATCGTTCAACTACGCCGGTGGGACCGACCAGCCGATCTGGAACGCGGCCACCTCGACGCTGACCGGCAACCCGACCGCCACCGACACCAACGGCGCCAGCGGCTGGTACGAGCCCGACATCCGGATCACCAGTCTCTCCTTCGTCTTCACCCGCCGCGCCGGGTTCCCGATCTACCAGACCTGGTTCGTGAGCAGGGCGCGGCCGATCGGCGGCGCCGTCACCGACGTGTCCACCTCCGGGTCCTGCCCGGTCGAGGAGTCCGTGCTCACCCTCGTCTCGCCCTACGGCGAGACGCTGGCGACCACGAGCCCCGCCGCCGACGGCACCTACTCCTTCGGCGAGCTCGCCACCCAGGACGGCTACACCGTCCGGCTCGCCCGGCCCGAGGGCTGTGCGACGGTCGGGCAGTCCGAGGCGGCCGTGAGCAACCGTGGCAACGACGACGATCCCGCCTCCCGCGCCGACTTCGAGGTGCGGCAGGTGATCCCGCAGGCCATCAGCGGCACCGTACGCGACTCGGCCGGAGCCTCGGTCCCGGGCGCGACCGTGACTCTCACCCGTCCCGACGGGACCACCGCGACCACGACGACGAGCGTGGACGGCAGCTATCTCTTCGACGACAACGCCACCGACACCGGCTATTCGGTGACTCTGACGGTGCCCGACGGCTACACCGCGGGCCCGGACGGTACGACCCGATCCGACATCACCATCGCCGACAGCCCGGTCACCGACCAAGACTTCGTGGTGAACCAGCTGGCCAGCGTCTCGGGCACCGTGACCGGCGGCGGCAACGGGCTCGGCGGCGTCCAGGTGCGCCTGGTCCCCGCAGGCGGCGGCGCCCCGATCACCACGGTCACAGACGGTGACGGCAACTACCTGCTCGACGGCGTGCCACCCGGCGACTACACCGCCGAGATCGACGCGCCCGAGGGCTACTCCGGCGCCACCACGCGGCCGGTCACCGTGGCCGCGAGCGACGTGACCGGCGTCGACTTCGACCTCACTCGCCCCGGCACGATCGCCGGACAGGTCACCGACGCCTCGTCCGGCGACCCGGTCGCCGGGGTCAACCTCACGGTCGACGGTCCAGACGGACCGGTCGCTGTCACCACCGGCGACGCTGGCGCCTACCTCCTCGAGGACCTTCCTCCGGGCGACTACACCATCACCGTCACCGCGCCCGACGGCATGCGCGTGGTCGGCGAGACGACGCGTACGGTCACGATCACCTCGGCCGGCGAGATCCGCGGCGGGCAGGACTTCCGGGTCGATGAGGTCGCCTCCCCGAGCCCGACGCCGACCCCCACGCCGACCCCCACGCCGACCCCCACGCCGGACCCGACGCCGGACCCGACACCCGACCCGACACCGGACCCGACACCGGACCCGACCGACGTCCCGACGCCGGGCGGAGACGAGAATCCGTCGGCGGCCCCGAACCCGGGACCGCCGACGGAGATCTCATCTCAGAGCTCGCTACCCGAGACCGGCGGCCCGTCGTGGGTGTTCGCCGCGCTCGGCATCTCGCTCATGCTCGCCGGAACAGTGCTCACTGTGACGGCTCGGCAACGCGCCCGAAGGCACGGTTGA
- a CDS encoding HpcH/HpaI aldolase/citrate lyase family protein has protein sequence MSTSQIAEKREVREANRVEGHNARSWLLVSAMRTEIFDDAQLSRADQIILDMEDAIDTSLKSQARENVTGWLKGGGRAWVRINDWTTKDWSEDISALAGIETLAGVMLAKTESPDQVTDTFQRLGGGTPVIPLLESALGIEDAATIARARGAYRLAFGSGDYRRDTGAENDPLAMAYPRTKLVLASRIGNLSGPIDGPTVGSSHPLLREQSADGVAMGMTGKLCLDIEQPSVINESFSPTPSDVTWAHEFLHKFEEGGRVIRDGSDKPRLARAETIKRRAELFKIKPDTYGDPVSGPSVY, from the coding sequence ATGAGCACGAGCCAGATCGCCGAGAAGCGCGAGGTGCGCGAAGCCAACCGAGTCGAGGGCCACAACGCCCGGTCCTGGCTCCTGGTCTCCGCGATGCGTACCGAGATCTTCGACGACGCGCAGCTCAGCCGCGCAGACCAGATCATCCTCGACATGGAGGACGCGATCGACACCTCCCTGAAGTCGCAGGCGCGTGAGAACGTGACCGGCTGGCTCAAGGGCGGCGGCCGTGCCTGGGTGCGCATCAACGACTGGACCACCAAGGACTGGAGCGAGGACATCTCGGCGCTGGCCGGGATCGAGACGCTCGCCGGCGTGATGCTCGCGAAGACCGAGTCGCCCGACCAGGTGACGGACACCTTCCAGCGACTGGGCGGCGGGACCCCCGTCATCCCGCTGCTCGAGTCGGCGCTCGGGATCGAGGACGCCGCCACGATCGCCCGCGCACGTGGCGCCTACCGGCTCGCGTTCGGCTCCGGCGACTACCGCCGCGACACCGGCGCGGAGAACGACCCCCTCGCCATGGCCTACCCGCGGACCAAGCTGGTCCTGGCCTCGCGGATCGGCAACCTGTCCGGCCCGATCGACGGCCCGACGGTCGGCAGCAGCCACCCGCTCCTGCGTGAGCAGTCCGCCGACGGCGTCGCGATGGGTATGACCGGCAAGCTCTGCCTCGACATCGAGCAGCCCTCGGTGATCAACGAGTCGTTCAGCCCCACCCCGTCCGACGTGACCTGGGCCCACGAGTTCCTGCACAAGTTCGAGGAGGGCGGCCGCGTGATCCGCGACGGCAGCGACAAGCCGCGCCTGGCTCGTGCCGAGACGATCAAGCGTCGTGCCGAGCTGTTCAAGATCAAGCCGGACACCTACGGCGACCCGGTCTCGGGCCCGAGCGTCTACTGA
- a CDS encoding methylenetetrahydrofolate reductase codes for MDLQQRISDRAGEILLFAVTPPRVTTDPERVQQIAEVTLERIRPLDVDGLILYDIDDESDRNPEQRPFPFVRTLDPAEFLERNLADLDVPAVVYRATGKYDEGELRDWVKTQDPAKALSVFVGASSGEKRVSTSLRRAHEIRNETNPDLLLGAVAIPERHTAKGDEHLRLIAKQEAGCSYFVTQVVYDVNAAKNLVSDYRYECETRGLEPVPLVFTFSVCGSMKTLEFLRWLGVDVPRWIENELRHAADTLDASLEQAEATALELMSFCRQLGVPFGINIESVSIRKVEIEASVRLAERLRAKLAR; via the coding sequence GTGGATCTGCAGCAGCGCATCAGTGACCGAGCCGGTGAGATTCTGCTTTTCGCCGTCACCCCACCGAGGGTGACGACGGACCCCGAGAGGGTGCAGCAGATCGCGGAGGTCACGCTCGAGCGCATCCGGCCGCTGGATGTCGACGGACTGATCCTCTACGACATCGACGACGAGTCCGATCGCAACCCCGAGCAACGGCCCTTCCCGTTCGTACGCACCCTCGACCCGGCCGAGTTCCTCGAGCGCAACCTCGCCGATCTCGACGTGCCGGCCGTCGTCTATCGAGCCACCGGGAAATACGACGAGGGGGAGCTGCGGGACTGGGTCAAGACCCAGGACCCGGCCAAGGCGCTGTCGGTCTTCGTCGGTGCCTCCTCGGGTGAGAAGCGGGTCTCGACCAGCCTGCGCCGCGCCCATGAGATCCGGAACGAGACCAACCCCGACCTGCTCCTCGGTGCGGTCGCGATCCCCGAGCGACACACGGCCAAGGGCGACGAGCACCTTCGCCTGATCGCGAAGCAGGAGGCGGGCTGCTCCTACTTCGTGACCCAGGTCGTCTACGACGTCAACGCCGCCAAGAACCTCGTCTCCGACTACCGCTACGAGTGCGAGACCCGCGGGCTGGAGCCGGTGCCGCTCGTGTTCACCTTCTCCGTGTGCGGCTCGATGAAGACCCTGGAGTTTCTCCGCTGGCTCGGCGTGGACGTCCCGCGCTGGATCGAGAACGAGCTGCGCCACGCCGCCGACACCCTCGACGCCTCGCTCGAGCAGGCCGAGGCGACGGCGCTCGAGCTGATGTCGTTCTGCCGTCAGCTCGGCGTGCCGTTCGGCATCAACATCGAGTCCGTCTCGATCCGCAAGGTCGAGATCGAGGCTTCCGTACGCCTCGCCGAGCGGCTCCGGGCGAAGCTTGCCCGCTAG
- a CDS encoding tryptophan 2,3-dioxygenase, with amino-acid sequence MSSTQDLPMDYSDYLHLPEVLGAQNPLSGDHHEMLFIVQHQAMELWMRLALHELTEAQRLISVDQVRPAFKGLARVSRVMEQLVHAWDVLSTLTPTEYDKFRPYLATGSGFQSWQYRCIEFALGNKAVHTLRVHEGRPHEQDVLAAYGRPSLYDESLRLLSRRGFDIPESHLTRDWKQEYAASDAVEAAWRDVYRDPEKHWDLYELGEELTDLETAFRVWRFRHVTTVERIIGFKPGTGGTSGVGYLRKQLDIILFPELWAMRTGL; translated from the coding sequence ATGAGCAGCACGCAGGACCTTCCGATGGACTACTCCGACTATCTCCACCTGCCGGAGGTGCTCGGCGCGCAGAACCCGCTCTCCGGCGACCACCACGAGATGCTCTTCATCGTGCAGCACCAGGCGATGGAGCTGTGGATGCGGCTCGCGCTGCACGAGCTGACCGAGGCTCAGCGGCTGATCTCGGTCGACCAGGTGCGCCCGGCGTTCAAGGGGCTGGCCCGGGTCTCCCGGGTCATGGAACAGCTCGTGCACGCCTGGGACGTCCTGTCGACACTGACTCCGACCGAGTACGACAAGTTCCGCCCCTACCTGGCCACCGGCTCTGGGTTCCAGTCGTGGCAGTACCGCTGCATCGAGTTCGCGCTCGGCAACAAGGCGGTCCACACGCTTCGCGTGCACGAGGGCCGGCCGCACGAGCAGGATGTGCTGGCTGCGTACGGGCGGCCATCTCTCTACGACGAGTCGCTGCGACTGCTGTCCCGGCGAGGCTTCGACATCCCGGAGTCGCACCTGACCAGGGACTGGAAGCAGGAGTACGCGGCGTCCGACGCCGTCGAGGCGGCCTGGCGCGATGTCTACCGCGACCCGGAGAAGCACTGGGACCTCTACGAGCTCGGCGAGGAGCTCACCGACCTGGAGACCGCCTTCCGGGTCTGGCGGTTCCGGCACGTGACCACCGTCGAGCGGATCATCGGCTTCAAGCCCGGCACCGGCGGGACCTCCGGTGTCGGCTACCTGCGCAAGCAGCTCGACATCATCCTGTTCCCCGAGCTGTGGGCGATGCGCACGGGGCTGTGA
- the kynU gene encoding kynureninase codes for MNRDDVVALDQADPLAPLRDLFDLPEETIYLDGNSLGALPRATAGRVAEVVTQEWGRGLIESWNTASWITLPQRVGDKIARIVGAGEGEVVVADSTSLNVYKALASALSIASADAPERRIVISERSNFPTDLYIASSLCRERGYELVLVDSPDEIEGLLDRAAVLMLTEVNYRTGYLHDMAAVTARAHEHGVLAVWDLCHSAGAVPVDLRGADADFAVGCGYKFLNGGPGAPAFLWVNPRHVDRFEQPLSGWMGHAAPFEMSPGYRPAEGVSRYLSGTPAVIGISALECGVDTLLAAEAYGGLRAVREKSLALTRHFADLVASRLPGFVIESPLDDARRGSQLSLSLGSGEGAYAIVQALIERGVIGDFRAGSPDILRFGVTPLYTRYVDIWDAVDHLVAVMDNDEWRAERFWTRGAVT; via the coding sequence ATGAACCGCGACGACGTGGTCGCTCTCGACCAGGCCGACCCGCTGGCCCCGCTGCGGGACCTCTTCGACCTGCCCGAGGAGACGATCTACCTCGACGGCAACTCGCTCGGTGCGCTCCCCCGCGCCACCGCGGGCCGGGTGGCCGAGGTGGTCACCCAGGAGTGGGGACGCGGGCTGATCGAGTCCTGGAACACCGCCTCCTGGATCACCCTTCCCCAGCGCGTCGGCGACAAGATCGCCCGGATCGTCGGCGCAGGTGAGGGCGAGGTCGTGGTCGCCGACTCGACCTCGCTGAACGTCTACAAGGCGCTCGCCTCGGCGCTCTCGATCGCCTCGGCCGACGCACCTGAGCGGCGGATCGTGATCAGTGAGCGCAGCAACTTCCCGACCGATCTCTACATCGCCTCCTCGCTGTGTCGCGAGCGCGGCTACGAGCTGGTGCTGGTCGATTCGCCCGACGAGATCGAGGGCCTGCTCGACCGTGCCGCGGTGCTGATGCTCACCGAGGTCAACTACCGCACCGGATACCTGCACGACATGGCCGCGGTGACCGCGCGCGCCCACGAGCACGGTGTGCTCGCGGTCTGGGACCTGTGCCACTCCGCGGGCGCCGTGCCGGTGGACCTTCGTGGTGCTGATGCCGACTTCGCGGTGGGCTGCGGCTACAAGTTCCTCAACGGCGGCCCCGGCGCGCCGGCGTTCCTGTGGGTCAACCCGCGCCACGTCGACCGCTTCGAGCAGCCGCTGTCGGGCTGGATGGGGCACGCGGCGCCGTTCGAGATGTCGCCCGGCTACCGGCCGGCGGAAGGGGTCTCGCGCTACCTGTCCGGCACCCCCGCCGTCATCGGCATCTCCGCCCTGGAGTGCGGCGTCGACACGCTGCTCGCTGCCGAGGCGTACGGCGGTCTGCGAGCGGTGCGGGAGAAGTCGCTCGCGCTGACCCGGCACTTCGCCGACCTCGTCGCCTCCCGGCTCCCCGGGTTCGTGATCGAGTCGCCGCTGGACGACGCGCGGCGCGGAAGTCAGCTGTCGCTGAGCCTCGGCTCAGGCGAAGGGGCGTACGCGATCGTGCAGGCGCTCATCGAACGCGGCGTCATCGGGGACTTCCGAGCCGGCTCCCCGGACATCCTGCGCTTCGGTGTCACCCCGCTCTACACGCGCTACGTCGACATCTGGGACGCCGTCGACCACCTGGTCGCGGTGATGGACAACGACGAATGGCGCGCGGAGCGCTTCTGGACCCGAGGAGCAGTCACATGA
- the kynB gene encoding arylformamidase — MAQLWDISPPVHASSPVFPGDHATEVDWTFRIGPGCPVNVAELTLSAHVGAHADAPLHFTDGGTPAGEMSLEPFLGPCRVVDVSDVRPLVTVDDIDVTDLPPRVLFRTYATQPTTWDDDFCALDPALIDLLASHGVRLVGTDAASLDPSDSKDLPAHFATHRHDVRILENLLLDEVPAGDYELIALPLKLTTADAAPVRAVLRPLAEVAG; from the coding sequence ATGGCGCAGCTCTGGGACATCTCCCCACCGGTCCACGCATCGTCACCGGTCTTTCCCGGTGACCATGCCACCGAGGTCGACTGGACGTTCCGGATCGGCCCGGGGTGCCCGGTCAACGTCGCCGAGCTGACCCTCTCGGCCCACGTCGGCGCGCACGCGGACGCTCCGCTGCACTTCACCGACGGTGGCACCCCGGCCGGTGAGATGTCGCTGGAGCCGTTCCTCGGACCGTGCCGCGTGGTCGACGTCTCCGACGTGCGGCCGCTGGTCACCGTCGATGACATCGACGTCACCGACCTGCCGCCGCGCGTGCTGTTCCGGACGTACGCCACCCAGCCCACCACCTGGGACGACGACTTCTGCGCGCTCGACCCCGCGCTGATCGACCTGCTCGCCTCGCACGGGGTGAGGCTGGTCGGCACCGACGCGGCCAGCCTGGACCCGTCCGACTCCAAGGACCTGCCGGCGCACTTCGCGACCCATCGTCACGACGTACGCATCCTGGAGAACCTGCTGCTCGACGAGGTCCCGGCAGGTGACTACGAGCTGATCGCGCTCCCCCTCAAGCTCACCACCGCCGACGCGGCGCCGGTGCGAGCCGTGCTCAGGCCGCTCGCGGAGGTCGCCGGATGA
- a CDS encoding alpha/beta fold hydrolase, giving the protein MTKTTTSADGSTIAYDVAGTGPALVLVDGAMCYRGFGPSQDLADALSDRFTVYRYDRRGRGESTIAKPAEVGTMEAVEQEVADLGAVIEAAGGHAHLLGLSSGAFLALEGARAGLPIDKIVAYEAPLILDDTHRPNDADLAQQVEALVEKGKRAAAIELFMRVVGMPLVAVKIMRLSPMFKKLTPVAHTLTYDLGMCVPFQQGRPLPNGYYKNVSVPVLSGAGSKSPTYMTNAQQAISKAVPDGRYVVLDGQDHMVKAEALAPVATEFLTA; this is encoded by the coding sequence ATGACCAAGACCACCACCTCCGCCGACGGCTCCACGATCGCCTACGACGTCGCCGGCACCGGCCCGGCGCTCGTCCTCGTCGACGGGGCGATGTGCTACCGCGGCTTCGGACCTTCGCAGGACCTGGCCGACGCTCTCTCGGACCGGTTCACCGTCTACCGCTACGACCGCCGCGGCCGGGGCGAGAGCACCATCGCCAAGCCCGCTGAGGTGGGCACCATGGAGGCGGTCGAGCAGGAGGTCGCCGACCTCGGCGCCGTGATCGAGGCGGCTGGCGGTCACGCCCATCTGCTGGGCCTCAGCTCCGGCGCCTTCCTCGCGCTCGAGGGCGCGCGGGCGGGGCTGCCGATCGACAAGATCGTCGCCTACGAGGCGCCTCTCATCCTCGACGACACCCACCGCCCCAACGACGCCGACCTGGCGCAGCAGGTCGAAGCGCTCGTCGAGAAGGGCAAACGGGCAGCCGCGATCGAGCTGTTCATGCGCGTGGTCGGCATGCCGCTGGTCGCGGTCAAGATCATGCGCCTGTCCCCGATGTTCAAGAAGCTCACCCCGGTTGCGCACACGCTGACCTACGACCTGGGCATGTGTGTGCCGTTCCAGCAGGGCCGGCCGTTGCCGAACGGCTACTACAAGAACGTGTCGGTGCCGGTGCTCTCGGGGGCCGGCAGCAAGAGCCCGACCTACATGACCAACGCCCAGCAGGCCATCTCCAAGGCGGTCCCCGACGGCCGCTACGTGGTCCTCGACGGGCAGGACCACATGGTCAAGGCCGAGGCGCTGGCGCCGGTCGCGACCGAGTTCCTCACCGCCTGA
- a CDS encoding RNA polymerase sigma factor: MSSGPLRPDPEEAIVAVWRNESVRLLAGLARMTHDLDLAEDLAQDALVAALEQWPHEGIPRNPGAWLMSIAKRRAIDGFRRDEVLRRKVALVGHELEEGEMPDLAAAVDYIEDDVLRLMFLSCHPALAPDSRTVLTLRLVGGLTTAEIARAYFAKESAVGQRISRAKRTLAEGGASFELPVGEERAARLREVMQTIYLVFNEGYAATSGPSWTRPELCLEGMRLARMLAALAPGDPEAQALQGLLEIQGSRLAARADAEGSPVLLEDQDRTRWDQLLLRRGLAAVDRAKALASSGTPGGSYLVQAMIAACHGRARTPDQTDWAEMARLYDVLAAAAPGAVIEVNRAVAHGRAFGPDAGLAILAAIPDGALAGSHLPAGVRGDLLHRAGRHVEAAAAFEEAAAATANAEEQELLQKRAAACRNDDSSSDA; this comes from the coding sequence ATGAGCTCTGGTCCACTCCGTCCGGACCCCGAGGAAGCGATCGTCGCGGTCTGGCGCAACGAGTCCGTACGCCTCCTCGCCGGTCTGGCGCGAATGACCCACGACCTCGACCTGGCCGAGGACCTCGCCCAGGATGCCCTCGTCGCGGCGCTGGAGCAGTGGCCGCACGAGGGCATCCCTCGCAACCCGGGGGCATGGCTGATGTCGATCGCGAAGCGGCGCGCGATCGACGGGTTCCGCCGCGACGAGGTGCTGCGCCGCAAGGTCGCCCTGGTGGGCCACGAGCTGGAGGAGGGTGAGATGCCGGACCTGGCCGCCGCGGTCGACTACATCGAGGACGATGTGCTGCGGCTGATGTTCCTCTCCTGCCACCCCGCCCTGGCGCCCGACTCCCGAACGGTGCTGACGCTGCGGCTCGTGGGTGGGCTGACCACCGCCGAGATCGCGCGGGCCTACTTCGCCAAGGAGTCGGCCGTGGGCCAGCGGATCTCGCGGGCGAAGCGCACCCTGGCCGAGGGCGGAGCGTCGTTCGAGCTTCCGGTGGGCGAAGAGCGCGCCGCACGTCTGCGCGAGGTGATGCAGACGATCTACCTGGTCTTCAACGAGGGTTACGCCGCGACGTCCGGGCCGTCGTGGACCCGACCCGAGCTGTGCCTGGAGGGGATGCGGCTGGCCCGGATGCTGGCCGCGCTCGCTCCTGGGGACCCCGAGGCGCAGGCGTTGCAGGGGCTGCTGGAGATCCAGGGCTCACGGCTCGCGGCCCGGGCGGACGCAGAGGGGAGTCCGGTGCTGCTCGAGGACCAGGACCGGACCCGGTGGGACCAGCTCCTGCTGCGGCGCGGCCTGGCCGCCGTCGACCGGGCGAAGGCACTGGCCTCGTCCGGCACGCCAGGCGGGAGCTATCTGGTGCAGGCGATGATCGCCGCGTGCCACGGCCGCGCCCGCACCCCCGACCAGACCGACTGGGCCGAGATGGCGCGCCTCTACGACGTGCTCGCCGCCGCTGCCCCGGGCGCCGTCATCGAGGTCAACCGGGCCGTGGCGCACGGACGTGCCTTCGGGCCCGACGCGGGGCTGGCGATCCTGGCGGCCATCCCCGACGGTGCGCTCGCGGGATCTCATCTTCCGGCCGGCGTACGTGGTGACCTGCTGCACCGCGCCGGGCGACACGTCGAGGCCGCGGCGGCGTTCGAGGAGGCCGCTGCGGCGACCGCCAACGCCGAGGAACAAGAACTTCTGCAGAAACGCGCGGCCGCGTGTCGAAACGACGACAGCTCGTCCGACGCGTAA
- a CDS encoding YciI family protein gives MRYMMLVKMAPDAGPPPVALMEAVEGEIRQQYADGILLDADGLGPGLEIRLTAGEVTHVDGPFAEAKEVAGGFSLFEVRSHDEAAELGRRMVQLHEELWPGQDVAVEMRPLVGPPAPAE, from the coding sequence ATGCGCTACATGATGCTGGTGAAGATGGCCCCCGACGCCGGGCCGCCCCCGGTGGCCCTGATGGAGGCGGTGGAGGGCGAGATCAGGCAGCAGTACGCCGACGGCATCCTGCTCGACGCCGACGGGCTCGGTCCCGGGCTGGAGATCCGGCTGACCGCTGGGGAGGTCACCCACGTCGACGGGCCGTTCGCCGAGGCCAAGGAGGTCGCTGGCGGGTTCTCGCTGTTCGAGGTCCGCTCTCACGATGAGGCCGCCGAGCTCGGGCGACGGATGGTCCAGCTCCATGAGGAGCTGTGGCCCGGGCAGGACGTGGCCGTGGAGATGCGGCCGTTGGTCGGTCCGCCGGCGCCTGCGGAATGA
- a CDS encoding Ku protein: MRAIWKGAVSFGLVSVPVKLYSATESHDVSFRQVHQADGGRIRYQRICSVDGEEVPYSEIAKGYETEDGEMVVLTDDDFANLPTTSSREIAVEKFVPSDQIDPMLFEKSYYLEPENTGVKPYALLRQALLEADRVALVTVALRQRTTVAALRVRPTDNGDVIVLQTMMWPDEIRVPDFNVEAGEIKDSEIKMANMLVETLAGDFHPEEFSDDYADAIEEMVKAKIEGGEVERTPTSTKTSGEVVDLLAALQRSVAAAKKSRGEEVPEESSDKDEDKGEEKGEEKASEAS, translated from the coding sequence ATGCGTGCGATCTGGAAAGGCGCGGTGTCGTTCGGGCTGGTCAGCGTGCCTGTGAAGCTCTACTCGGCGACGGAGTCCCACGACGTCTCCTTCCGCCAGGTGCACCAGGCCGACGGCGGCCGGATCCGCTATCAGCGGATCTGTTCGGTCGACGGGGAGGAGGTGCCCTACTCCGAGATCGCGAAGGGCTATGAGACCGAGGACGGCGAGATGGTCGTGCTCACCGACGACGACTTCGCCAACCTGCCGACGACCTCCTCGCGCGAGATCGCGGTGGAGAAGTTCGTGCCCTCGGACCAGATCGACCCGATGCTCTTCGAGAAGAGCTACTACCTGGAGCCGGAGAACACCGGCGTCAAGCCCTACGCGCTGCTGCGTCAGGCGCTGCTCGAAGCCGACCGGGTCGCCCTGGTGACCGTCGCGCTGCGACAGCGCACGACCGTCGCCGCGCTGCGGGTGCGGCCGACGGACAACGGCGACGTGATCGTGCTGCAGACGATGATGTGGCCCGACGAGATCCGGGTGCCCGACTTCAACGTCGAGGCGGGCGAGATCAAGGACTCCGAGATCAAGATGGCCAACATGCTCGTCGAGACGCTCGCGGGCGACTTCCACCCCGAGGAGTTCTCCGACGACTACGCCGATGCCATCGAGGAGATGGTGAAGGCCAAGATCGAGGGCGGCGAGGTCGAGCGGACCCCCACCTCCACCAAGACCTCCGGCGAGGTCGTCGACCTGCTCGCCGCTCTGCAGCGCTCTGTCGCCGCCGCGAAGAAGTCGCGCGGTGAAGAGGTCCCGGAAGAGTCGTCCGACAAGGACGAGGACAAGGGCGAGGAGAAGGGCGAGGAGAAGGCCTCGGAGGCCTCTTGA